A window from Osmia lignaria lignaria isolate PbOS001 chromosome 8, iyOsmLign1, whole genome shotgun sequence encodes these proteins:
- the dnc gene encoding phosphodiesterase dunce isoform X14, with protein MQTDAELATGNVDDSGRYFNCLRTLADLTAMASIVAVEFKRMLNKELSHFSESSKSGNQISEYICSTFLDKQQELDLPSLRIEDAVAAAGSADARAAKKKDRVQRGPAAMSHISGVKRPLTHTNSFTGERVPLYGVETPHEEELGKLLSDIDKWGIDIFRIGELSNNRPLTCVAYTAFQSRDLLKSLAIPPKTFVTFMMTLEDHYVKDNPFHNSLHAADVTQSTHTLLNTPALESVFTPLEITAALFAATIHDVDHPGLTNQFLINSSSELALMYNDESVLENHHLAVAFKLLQNEGCDIFVNMTKKQRQTLRKMVIDMVLSTDMSKHMSLLADLKTMVETKKVAGSGVLLLDNYTDRIQVLENLVHCADLSNPTKPLPLYERWVGLLMEEFFLQGDREREQNMDISPMCDRHSATIEKSQVGFIDYIVHPLWETWADLVHPDAQDILDTLEENRDWYQSKISPSPPSDDQPQQQGNEPQSERIHFQVTLEEGDETGEATETGESGGAAQTTTLSSEEGGGETEENAAEAGM; from the exons ATGCAGACGGACGCGGAACTTGCGACCGGAAACGTGGACGATTCCGGGAGATATTTCAATTGCTTGAGGACCCTGGCGGATCTCACTGCCATGGCTAGCATCGTTGCTGTTGAG TTCAAACGTATGCTGAACAAGGAACTCTCTCACTTCTCGGAATCCTCAAAATCTGGAAATCAGATTTCAGAATATATTTGCAGCACCTTCCTTG ataaGCAGCAAGAGTTGGACTTGCCCTCCCTGCGAATCGAGGATGCAGTCGCGGCTGCAGGCAGCGCAGATGCAAGGGCGGCGAAAAAGAAGGACCGTGTTCAGCGAGGTCCTGCTGCGATGTCCCATATCAGCGGCGTGAAACGGCCACTTACACACACGAATAGCTTCACAGGGGAGCGTGTGCCACTTTACGGCGTTGAAACGCCCCATGAAGAAGAACTTGGCAAG CTTCTATCAGACATCGACAAGTGGGGCATCGACATTTTCAGGATAGGCGAGCTGAGCAACAACAGGCCGCTGACTTGCGTCGCCTATACAGCCTTCCAAAGCCGAGATCTGCTTAAATCGCTGGCCATACCGCCCAAGACCTTCGTCACCTTTATGATGACCCTCGAGGATCACTACGTCAAGGACAATCCCTTCCATAATAGCCTGCACGCGGCCGACGTGACCCAGTCCACCCACACTCTGCTCAACACGCCCGCACTCGAG TCGGTATTTACGCCGTTGGAAATCACTGCGGCACTCTTCGCTGCTACCATTCACGACGTAGACCACCCTGGACTCACCAACCAGTTCCTCATCAATTCGA GCTCCGAGCTTGCCCTGATGTACAATGACGAGTCCGTTCTGGAGAACCACCACTTGGCCGTGGCTTTCAAACTCCTTCAGAACGAGGGCTGCGACATATTCGTAAATATGACAAAGAAACAGCGTCAGACACTTCGCAAGATGGTCATTGACATGGTCCTCTCCACGGACATGTCCAAACACATGTCCCTCCTCGCTGATCTGAAGACCATGGTGGAGACTAAGAAGGTGGCTGGCTCTGGCGTTCTTCTGTTAGACAACTACACCGATCGTATCCAAGTCCTCGAGAACCTGGTGCACTGCGCTGACCTGTCCAACCCCACGAAACCATTACCACTCTACGAACGATGGGTCGGTCTGCTGATGGAAGAGTTCTTCCTCCAAGGAGACCGCGAACGTGAACAGAACATGGACATCAGCCCGATGTGCGACAGGCATAGTGCCACGATCGAGAAGTCGCAGGTCGGCTTCATTGACTACATCGTCCATCCTCTTTGGGAGACCTGGGCGGATCTAGTGCACCCTGACGCCCAGGATATCCTGGACACGCTCGAGGAGAACCGAGACTGGTACCAATCCAAGATTTCTCCATCACCGCCGTCCGATGACCAGCCGCAACAGCAAGGAAACGAGCCACAATCTGAGAGGATACACTTCCAG GTGACACTGGAGGAAGGCGATGAAACCGGTGAGGCGACAGAAACCGGAGAGTCGGGTGGAGCGGCACAGACAACAACGTTATCCAGCGAGGAAGGGGGCGGTGAGACAGAGGAGAACGCCGCGGAGGCTGGAATGTGA